One stretch of Sander lucioperca isolate FBNREF2018 chromosome 13, SLUC_FBN_1.2, whole genome shotgun sequence DNA includes these proteins:
- the ripk4 gene encoding LOW QUALITY PROTEIN: receptor-interacting serine/threonine-protein kinase 4 (The sequence of the model RefSeq protein was modified relative to this genomic sequence to represent the inferred CDS: deleted 1 base in 1 codon), whose translation MPQSIRGPKSHNLNWCHSSRPNPSFHLKRRRGPTELDKGKNKEELTQAGSSVCLFTCPDCALETNEKGVYPAGGFLNTDMNVPDSPHGNMGLLRTFDSSEFGSWEKIGSGGFGQVYKVRHVQWKTCLAIKCPPCLHMDDKERSELLEEAKKMEAAKFRYILPVYGICGDPQGLVMEYMETGSLETLLATELLPWELRFRIIHETAVGMNFLHCMNPPLLHLDLKPANILLDAHYHVKISDFGLARWNGLSRADDISRDGFCGTIAYLPPESIIEKDRVSDTKHDVYSFSIVIWGILTQKKPYQGENNILQIMVKVVKGVRPDLGAVPRCRPSACTGFLSLMQRCWTTNPDARPSFQEITSEAEELCSKPQEEPKTPTLSTSEPEPTSPNALTSGQVKDNKLVRPKSAMLPEKDCSLSELLSQVDSGISRSFDRVKEDSCHSKENTCKRLSGISSADSAFSSQDSITLSFEKENTCDSADVQRRKLCEAIRTKDTAKLMKILQPQDVDLLLDGGGSLLHHAITLANEEAVKFLLLNNANPNLANARGSTPLHLATERHLKPLAELLLGRRSTNVNAKDEDQYTALHWAAQNGDEAMTRLLLDRGAAINENDGQGRTPAHVACQHGQENVIRVLLSRGADVRIKGKDNWTALHLAAWQGHLGIVKLLVKQAGADVDGQTTDGRTPLHLASQRGQYRVARMLIELGADVHMTSAGFNTPLHVAAETGHTSTSRLLIKHKADIHAQNAQGLTPLHLASQRGHLATVKMLIEEGVDPYRCNQALRTPCHLAAENGHCEVLKELLLHCPDVAALLDEQGLSPLHLAVQGGYSNIITMLLPHDCQDLVPESSVQTVGEQPAPPEAQQLQRKVVILKLTEHNDCPQSPSAQCASAPC comes from the exons ATGCCTCAGAGCATCAGGGGACCCAAAAGCCACAATTTGAAT TGGTGTCACAGCAGCAGGCCCAACCCCTCTTTTCACCTGAAGAGAAGGAGGGGCCCCACTGAGCTTGACAAGGGGAAAAACAAGGAAGAGCTCACACAGGCAGGCAGTTCAGTGTGTCTGTTCACTTGCCCAGATTGTGCCTTG GAGACGAATGAAAAAGGAGTTTACCCTGCTGGTGGGTTCCTCAACACGGATATGAATGTCCCGGATTCTCCACATGGGAATATGGGGCTGTTAAGGACCTTTGATTCTTCTGAGTTTGGCAGCTGGGAGAAAATAGGCTCAGGTGGATTTGGACAAGTATACAAAGTCCGGCACGTACAGTGGAAAACATGTCTGGCTATCAAGTGCCCTCCCTGCCTTCATATGGATGATAA gGAGCGTTCAGAGCTGCTGGAGGAGGCTAAGAAGATGGAGGCAGCTAAGTTCCGCTACATCCTGCCTGTGTATGGGATCTGTGGCGACCCGCAGGGCCTGGTCATGGAGTACATGGAGACGGGCTCCCTGGAGAccctgctggccactgagctgCTGCCCTGGGAGCTCCGCTTCCGCATCATCCACGAGACCGCGGTGGGAATGAACTTCCTGCACTGCATGAACCCACCACTGCTCCACCTGGACCTGAAGCCGGCCAACATCCTGCTGGATGCTCACTACCATGTCAAG ATATCTGATTTTGGCCTGGCCCGGTGGAACGGCCTGTCACGGGCCGATGACATCAGTAGAGACGGCTTCTGCGGCACTATTGCCTACCTGCCACCCGAGAGCATCATTGAGAAGGACAGAGTGTCGGACACGAAGCATGACGTATACAG TTTCTCCATCGTCATCTGGGGGATTCTCACACAGAAGAAGCCCTACCAAG GTGAGAATAATATCCTTCAGATCATGGTGAAGGTGGTGAAGGGGGTGCGTCCAGACCTGGGCGCTGTGCCACGCTGTCGACCTTCAGCCTGTACAGGCTTCCTGAGCCTCATGCAGCGCTGCTGGACCACAAACCCTGATGCCAGACCCAGCTTCCAGG AAATCACATCTGAAGCTGAGGAGCTGTGCTCTAAACCTCAAGAGGAGCCCAAGACGCCGACCCTATCGACGTCAGAGCCAGAGCCCACGTCCCCGAACGCACTCACCAGCGGCCAG GTTAAAGACAACAAGCTGGTGCGTCCAAAGTCAGCCATGTTGCCTGAAAAAGATTGCAGCCTGTCAGAGCTGCTGAGCCAGGTAGATTCTGGGATCTCAAGGAGCTTTGATCGAGTGAAGGAGGATAGCTGCCACAGTAAAGAGAACACTTGCAAGAGGCTGTCTGGCATCTCCTCCGCTGATTCAGCCTTCTCCTCCCAAGACTCTATCACACTGTCTTTTGAGAAAGAAAACACATGTG ACTCTGCTGATGTCCAGAGGCGGAAGCTATGTGAGGCAATCAGGACCAAAGACACTGCCAAGCTGATGAAGATCCTCCAGCCTCAGGATGTCGACCTTCTCCTTGATGGAGGAGGCAGTCTGCTCCACCACGCCATCACCTTGGCCAATGAAGAGGCTGTCAAGTTCCTCCTCCTGAACAATGCCAATCCCAACCTTGCAAATGCCCGTGGCTCCACACCGCTGCACCTGGCCACAGAGAGGCACCTGAAGCCCCTGGCAGAACTTCTGCTTGGTCGGCGCAGCACCAACGTCAATGCCAAGGATGAGGACCAGTACACAGCTTTGCACTGGGCTGCCCAGAACGGGGACGAGGCCATGACACGCCTGCTGCTGGACCGGGGAGCGGCCATCAACGAGAACGATGGCCAGGGACGCACGCCGGCTCATGTGGCATGCCAGCATGGCCAGGAGAACGTGATCCGGGTGCTGCTGAGCCGAGGCGCTGATGTTCGAATCAAGGGTAAGGACAACTGGACGGCGCTCCACTTGGCTGCCTGGCAAGGGCACCTGGGCATCGTCAAGCTGCTGGTCAAGCAGGCCGGCGCCGACGTGGACGGGCAGACAACAGACGGCCGCACGCCGCTGCATCTGGCTTCCCAGAGGGGGCAGTACCGAGTTGCACGGATGCTGATTGAACTGGGAGCGGATGTTCACATGACGTCTGCTGGGTTTAACACACCCCTTCACGTGGCGGCAGAGACGGGTCACACCAGCACCTCTCGCCTCTTGATCAAACACAAGGCGGATATTCACGCACAGAACGCCCAGGGACTCACTCCTCTCCACCTAGCCTCCCAGCGAGGCCACCTGGCCACAGTCAAGATGTTAATAGAAGAGGGAGTGGACCCGTACAGGTGCAACCAGGCCCTACGCACCCCCTGCCACCTGGCAGCAGAGAACGGACACTGTGAAGTCCTGAAAGAGCTGCTCCTTCACTGTCCAGATGTTGCCGCTCTGTTAGACGAGCAGGGTCTCAGCCCGTTACACCTGGCAGTGCAGGGCGGATACTCAAACATCATCACTATGCTGCTGCCGCACGACTGCCAAGACTTAGTTCCTGAGAGCTCAGTGCAAACAGTAGGTGAACAGCCAGCACCACCGGAGGCTCAGCAGCTCCAGAGGAAAGTCGTCATTCTCAAATTGACAGAGCACAACGACTGCCCACAATCCCCCAGCGCACAGTGTGCCTCAGCTCCCTGCTAA